From one Oncorhynchus clarkii lewisi isolate Uvic-CL-2024 unplaced genomic scaffold, UVic_Ocla_1.0 unplaced_contig_3869_pilon_pilon, whole genome shotgun sequence genomic stretch:
- the LOC139396654 gene encoding homeobox protein 2-like: MGPSPTNHEPRSNNPTIHGPRSNNPTNRVPRSNNPTNHGPRSNNPANHGHCSNNPTNRVSRSNNPTIHGACSNNPTNRVPRSNNPTIHGPCSNNPANHGPCSNNPTNRVPRSNNPTIHGPCSNNPTNHGPRSNNPTNHGPHSNNPTNRVPRSNNPTNRVPRSNNPTIHGPRSNNPANHGPCSNNPTNRVPRANNPTIHGPCSNNPTINLPPAPTIQPFTGPAPTIQSTVCFAPTIQPFMDPAPTIQPTVCLAPIIQPTMGPSPTNHGPRSNNPANNGPRSNTPTNRVPRSNNPTIHGPLSNNPTIHGPRSNNPTNRVPRSNNPTIHGTCSNNPTNSVPRSNNPTIHGPRSNNPTVHGPRSNNPAYHGSCSNNPTNRVPRSNNPNIHGPCSNNPTNRVPRSNNPTIHGPRSNNPTNRVPRSNNPTIHGTCSNNPTNSVPRSNNPTIHGPRSNNPTVHGPRSNNPAYHGSCSNNPTNRVPRSNNPNIHGPCSNNPTNRVPRSNNPTIHGPRSNNPTIHGPCSNNPTNRVPRSNNPTIHGPCSNNPTNCVPRSNNPTIHGPRSNNPANHGPCSNNPTNRVSRANNPTIHGPCSNNPTIHLPLAPTIQPFTGPAPTIQSTVCFAPTIQPFMDPAPTIQPTVCLAPIIQPTMGPSPTNHGPRSNNPANNGPRSNNPTNRVPRSNNPTIDGPHSNNPTIHGPRSNNPTNRVPRSNNPTIHGTCSNNPTNSVPRSNNPTIHGPRSNNPTVHGPRSNNPANHGSCSNNPTNRVPRSNNPNIHGPCSNNPTNRVPRSNNPTIHGPRSNNPTIHGPCSNNPTNRVPRSNNPTIHGPRSNNPANHGPCSNNPTNRVPRSNNPTIHGPCSNNPTNCVPRSNNPTIHGPRSNNPANHGPCSNNPTNRVPRANNPTIHGPCSNNPTIHLPLAPTIQPFTGPAPTIQSTVCFAPTIQPFMDPAPTIQPTVCLAPIIQPTMGPSPTNHGPRSNNPANNGPRSNNPTNRVPRSNNPTIHGPHSNNPTIHGPRSNNPTNRVPRSNNPTIHGTCSNNPTNSVPRSNNPTIHGPRSNNPTVHGPRSNNPANHGSCSNNPTNRVPRSNNPNIHGPCSNNPTNRVPRSNNPTIHGPRSNNPTIHGPCSNNPTNRVPRSNNPTIHGPRSNNPANHGPCSNNPTNRVPRSNNPTIHGPCSNNPTNRVPRSNNPTIHGPRSNNPTIHRPCSNNPTNRVLRSNNPTIHGPRSNNPTNRVPCSNNPTNHGPRSNNPTINGPRSNNPTNHMSRSNNPTIHGPHSNNPTIHGPCSNSPTNHGPCSNNPSHRFLHSTASETLTENLFICSE, from the coding sequence ATGGGCCCCTCTCCAACCAACCATGAACcccgctccaacaatccaaccattcaCGGGCcccgctccaacaatccaaccaaccGTGTGCCTCGCTCCAATAATCCAACCAACCATGGACCCCGCTCCAACAATCCAGCCAACCATGGGCActgctccaacaatccaaccaaccGCGTGTctcgctccaacaatccaaccattcatggagcctgctccaacaatccaaccaaccGTGTGCctcgctccaacaatccaaccattcaTGGACCCTGCTCCAACAATCCAGCCAACCATGGGCcctgctccaacaatccaaccaaccGCGTGCCTCGCTCAAACAATCCAACCATTCATGGACcctgctccaacaatccaaccaaccATGGGCcccgctccaacaatccaaccaaccATGGGCCCcactccaacaatccaaccaaccGTGTGCctcgctccaacaatccaaccaaccGTGTGCctcgctccaacaatccaaccattcaTGGACCCCGCTCCAACAATCCAGCCAACCATGGGCcctgctccaacaatccaaccaaccGCGTGCCTCGCGccaacaatccaaccattcatggaccctgctccaacaatccaaccattaATTTGCCCcctgctccaacaatccaaccctTCACAGGCCCTGCTCCAACAATCCAATCAACCGTATGCttcgctccaacaatccaaccattcaTGGACCCCGCTCCAACAATTCAACCAACCGTGTGCCTTGCTCCAATAATCCAACCAACCATGGGCCCCTCTCCAACCAACCATGGACCCCGCTCCAACAATCCAGCCAACAATGGGCCCCGCTCCAACACTCCAACCAACCGTGTGCctcgctccaacaatccaaccattcaTGGGCCCctctccaacaatccaaccattcatggaccccgctccaacaatccaaccaaccGTGTGCctcgctccaacaatccaaccattcatggaacctgctccaacaatccaaccaacaGTGTGCctcgctccaacaatccaaccattcatggaccccgctccaacaatccaaccgtTCATGGACCCCGCTCCAACAATCCAGCCTACCATGGGTCttgctccaacaatccaaccaaccGCGTGCCTCGCTCCAACAATCCAAACATTCATGGTCcctgctccaacaatccaaccaaccGTGTGCctcgctccaacaatccaaccattcatgggccccgctccaacaatccaaccaaccGTGTGCctcgctccaacaatccaaccattcatggaacctgctccaacaatccaaccaacaGTGTGCctcgctccaacaatccaaccattcatggaccccgctccaacaatccaaccgtTCATGGACCCCGCTCCAACAATCCAGCCTACCATGGGTCttgctccaacaatccaaccaaccGCGTGCCTCGCTCCAACAATCCAAACATTCATGGTCcctgctccaacaatccaaccaaccGTGTGCctcgctccaacaatccaaccattcatgggccccgctccaacaatccaaccattcatggaccctgctccaacaatccaaccaaccGCGTGCCTCGCTCAAACAATCCAACCATTCATGGACcctgctccaacaatccaaccaactGTGTGCctcgctccaacaatccaaccattcaTGGACCCCGCTCCAACAATCCAGCCAACCATGGGCcctgctccaacaatccaaccaaccGCGTGTCTCGCGccaacaatccaaccattcatggaccctgctccaacaatccaaccattcaTTTGCCCCttgctccaacaatccaaccctTCACAGGCCCTGCTCCAACAATCCAATCAACCGTATGCTTCGCGccaacaatccaaccattcaTGGACCCCGCTCCAACAATTCAACCAACCGTGTGCCTTGCTCCAATAATCCAACCAACCATGGGCCCCTCTCCAACCAACCATGGACCCCGCTCCAACAATCCAGCCAACAATGGGCcccgctccaacaatccaaccaaccGTGTGCctcgctccaacaatccaaccattgATGGGCCCcactccaacaatccaaccattcatggaccccgctccaacaatccaaccaaccGTGTGCctcgctccaacaatccaaccattcatggaacctgctccaacaatccaaccaacaGTGTGCctcgctccaacaatccaaccattcatggaccccgctccaacaatccaaccgtTCATGGACCCCGCTCCAACAATCCAGCCAACCATGGGTCttgctccaacaatccaaccaaccGCGTGCCTCGCTCCAACAATCCAAACATTCATGGTCcctgctccaacaatccaaccaaccGTGTGCctcgctccaacaatccaaccattcatgggccccgctccaacaatccaaccattcatggaccctgctccaacaatccaaccaaccGTGTGCctcgctccaacaatccaaccattcaTGGACCCCGCTCCAACAATCCAGCCAACCATGGGCcctgctccaacaatccaaccaaccGCGTGCctcgctccaacaatccaaccattcatggaccctgctccaacaatccaaccaactGTGTGCctcgctccaacaatccaaccattcaTGGACCCCGCTCCAACAATCCAGCCAACCATGGGCcctgctccaacaatccaaccaaccGCGTGCCTCGCGccaacaatccaaccattcatggaccctgctccaacaatccaaccattcaTTTGCCCCttgctccaacaatccaaccctTCACAGGCCCTGCTCCAACAATCCAATCAACCGTATGCttcgctccaacaatccaaccattcaTGGACCCCGCTCCAACAATTCAACCAACCGTGTGCCTTGCTCCAATAATCCAACCAACCATGGGCCCCTCTCCAACCAACCATGGACCCCGCTCCAACAATCCAGCCAACAATGGGCcccgctccaacaatccaaccaaccGTGTGCctcgctccaacaatccaaccattcaTGGGCCCcactccaacaatccaaccattcatggaccccgctccaacaatccaaccaaccGTGTGCctcgctccaacaatccaaccattcatggaacctgctccaacaatccaaccaacaGTGTGCctcgctccaacaatccaaccattcatggaccccgctccaacaatccaaccgtTCATGGACCCCGCTCCAACAATCCAGCCAACCATGGGTCttgctccaacaatccaaccaaccGCGTGCCTCGCTCCAACAATCCAAACATTCATGGTCcctgctccaacaatccaaccaaccGTGTGCctcgctccaacaatccaaccattcatgggccccgctccaacaatccaaccattcatggaccctgctccaacaatccaaccaaccGTGTGCctcgctccaacaatccaaccattcaTGGACCCCGCTCCAACAATCCAGCCAACCATGGGCcctgctccaacaatccaaccaaccGCGTGCctcgctccaacaatccaaccattcatggaccctgctccaacaatccaaccaaccGTGTGCctcgctccaacaatccaaccattcatggaccccgctccaacaatccaaccattcaCAGGCcctgctccaacaatccaaccaaccGTGTGCttcgctccaacaatccaaccattcatggaccccgctccaacaatccaaccaaccGTGTGCCTTGCTCCAATAATCCAACCAACCATGGACcccgctccaacaatccaaccattaATGGGCcccgctccaacaatccaaccaaccATATGTcccgctccaacaatccaaccattcaTGGGCCCcactccaacaatccaaccattcaTGGGCCCTGCTCCAACAGTCCAACCAACCATGGGCCCTGCTCCAACAATCCTAGCCACAGGTTTCTTCATTCAACTGCCAGCGAAACACTAACCGAAAATCTGTTTATTTGCTCAGAATGA